The following are encoded together in the Streptomyces tsukubensis genome:
- a CDS encoding hemolysin family protein, whose protein sequence is MSAPLLIGAVLLVVVAWLAACAEAGLARVSSFRAEEAVRSGRRGNAKLARVAGDPTRYLNVALLVRVACEMASASLVTYACVKGFDQTWAALVVAIAVMVLVSYVAVGVSPRTIGRQHPLNTATAAAYVLVPLAKIMGPIPPLLILIGNALTPGKGFRRGPFASEAELRALVDLAEKESLIEDEERRMVHSVFELGDTLVREVMVPRTDLVVIERFKTIRQALTLALRSGFSRIPVTGESEDDVVGIVYLKDLARKTHISRDAESELVSTAMRPASFVPDTKNAGDLLREMQQQRSHVAVVVDEYGGTAGIVTIEDILEEIVGEITDEYDRELPPVEKLDSDRYRVTARLDIGDLGELYGLDAFDDEDVETVGGLLAKALGRVPIADASAVVSLPDGRELRLTAESSAGRRNKIVTVLVEPIGAPPAEEE, encoded by the coding sequence GTGAGCGCGCCCCTGCTGATCGGCGCCGTCCTGCTGGTCGTCGTCGCCTGGCTCGCCGCCTGCGCCGAGGCGGGGCTCGCCCGCGTCTCCAGCTTCCGCGCGGAGGAAGCGGTGCGCTCGGGCCGCCGGGGCAACGCGAAGCTCGCCCGGGTCGCCGGTGACCCCACCCGCTATCTGAACGTCGCCCTGCTGGTGCGGGTCGCCTGCGAGATGGCCTCGGCCAGCCTCGTGACGTACGCGTGCGTGAAGGGGTTCGACCAGACCTGGGCCGCTCTGGTCGTCGCCATCGCCGTCATGGTGCTGGTCAGCTATGTGGCCGTCGGGGTCTCCCCGCGCACCATCGGCCGCCAGCACCCGCTGAACACGGCGACGGCAGCCGCGTACGTCCTCGTACCGCTGGCGAAGATCATGGGCCCCATCCCGCCGCTGCTGATCCTCATCGGCAACGCCCTCACTCCCGGCAAGGGGTTCCGCAGGGGCCCGTTCGCGAGCGAGGCGGAGCTGCGGGCGCTGGTGGACCTCGCGGAGAAGGAGTCGCTGATCGAGGACGAGGAGCGCCGTATGGTGCACTCCGTCTTCGAGCTCGGTGACACGCTGGTGCGCGAGGTGATGGTGCCACGCACCGACCTCGTCGTCATCGAGCGTTTCAAGACCATCAGGCAGGCCCTCACCCTGGCGCTGCGCTCCGGGTTCTCCCGGATACCCGTGACCGGTGAGAGCGAGGACGACGTCGTCGGCATCGTCTATCTGAAGGACCTGGCCCGCAAGACGCACATCAGCAGGGACGCCGAGTCCGAGCTGGTCTCGACGGCGATGCGGCCCGCCTCCTTCGTGCCCGACACGAAGAACGCGGGCGACCTCCTGCGCGAGATGCAGCAGCAGCGCAGCCATGTCGCCGTCGTCGTCGACGAGTACGGCGGCACGGCCGGCATCGTCACCATCGAGGACATCCTTGAGGAGATCGTCGGGGAGATCACCGACGAGTACGACCGTGAGCTGCCGCCCGTCGAGAAGCTCGACAGCGACCGCTACCGGGTCACCGCCCGGCTCGACATCGGCGACCTGGGCGAGCTGTACGGCCTGGACGCCTTCGACGACGAGGACGTGGAGACCGTCGGCGGGCTGCTCGCCAAGGCACTCGGCCGGGTCCCGATCGCGGACGCCTCCGCGGTCGTGAGCCTCCCCGACGGCCGCGAGCTGCGGCTGACCGCGGAATCCTCGGCGGGCCGCCGCAACAAGATCGTGACGGTACTGGTCGAGCCGATCGGGGCGCCCCCCGCCGAGGAGGAGTGA
- the ybeY gene encoding rRNA maturation RNase YbeY, whose translation MSIDVNNESGTDVDEQAILDVARYALTRMRIHPLSELSVIVVDGDAMEQLHIQWMDLPGPTDVMSFPMDELRPPSKDEEEPPQGLLGDIVLCPEVAKRQGEEAETQHSMDEELQLLTVHGVLHLLGYDHEEPDEKAEMFGLQSAIVDGWRAEQGMTGPSPAPTVS comes from the coding sequence ATGTCGATCGATGTCAACAACGAATCAGGAACCGACGTGGACGAGCAGGCGATTCTCGACGTCGCCCGCTACGCACTCACGCGGATGCGTATCCACCCGCTCTCCGAGCTGTCGGTGATCGTCGTGGACGGCGACGCCATGGAGCAGCTGCACATCCAGTGGATGGACCTGCCGGGGCCCACCGACGTCATGTCCTTCCCGATGGACGAACTCCGTCCTCCGTCGAAGGACGAGGAGGAGCCCCCGCAGGGACTCCTCGGTGACATCGTCCTCTGCCCCGAGGTCGCCAAACGCCAGGGCGAAGAGGCCGAGACGCAGCACTCCATGGACGAGGAACTCCAGCTCCTCACCGTCCACGGAGTGCTGCACCTCCTCGGATACGACCACGAGGAACCGGACGAGAAGGCCGAGATGTTCGGCCTCCAGTCGGCGATCGTCGACGGCTGGCGCGCTGAGCAGGGCATGACCGGTCCCTCGCCGGCGCCCACCGTCTCGTGA
- a CDS encoding PhoH family protein produces MTHTPTAKTPAPGEARAHFTVPAKHPMVTVLGSGDALLRVIERAFPEADIHVRGNEISASGGAEDVSLIQRLFDEMMLVLRTGQPMTEDAVERSIAMLRASQNGEGDGEETPAEVLTQNILSSRGRTIRPKTLNQKRYVDAIDKHTIVFGIGPAGTGKTYLAMAKAVQALQSKQVNRIILTRPAVEAGERLGFLPGTLYEKIDPYLRPLYDALHDMLDPDSIPRLMAAGTIEVAPLAYMRGRTLNDAFIILDEAQNTNPEQMKMFLTRLGFESKIVITGDVTQVDLPGGTKSGLRQVQDILEGVPDVHFSRLTSQDVVRHKLVGRIVDAYEKYDNDNDREAGREGGRARGRNGK; encoded by the coding sequence ATGACTCACACACCCACAGCCAAGACCCCCGCGCCCGGTGAGGCGCGAGCCCACTTCACCGTTCCGGCGAAGCACCCGATGGTGACCGTGCTGGGCTCGGGGGACGCGCTACTGCGCGTGATCGAGAGGGCTTTCCCGGAGGCCGACATCCATGTCCGGGGCAATGAGATCAGCGCCTCTGGCGGTGCGGAGGACGTCTCCCTCATCCAGCGCCTGTTCGACGAGATGATGCTGGTGCTGCGCACCGGACAGCCGATGACGGAGGACGCGGTGGAACGCTCGATCGCCATGCTCAGGGCGAGCCAGAACGGCGAAGGGGACGGCGAGGAGACCCCCGCCGAGGTCCTGACGCAGAACATCCTGTCGTCCAGGGGCCGCACCATCCGCCCCAAGACGCTGAACCAGAAGCGGTACGTCGACGCGATCGACAAGCACACCATCGTCTTCGGTATCGGCCCCGCCGGCACGGGCAAGACCTACCTGGCCATGGCCAAGGCGGTCCAGGCCCTCCAGTCCAAGCAGGTCAACCGCATCATCCTGACCCGCCCCGCCGTCGAGGCGGGCGAGCGGCTCGGTTTCCTGCCCGGCACGCTCTACGAGAAGATCGACCCGTATCTGCGCCCGCTCTACGACGCGCTGCACGACATGCTCGACCCGGACTCGATCCCCCGGCTGATGGCCGCGGGCACCATCGAGGTCGCCCCCCTCGCCTACATGCGGGGCAGGACCCTCAATGACGCGTTCATCATCCTCGACGAGGCGCAGAACACCAACCCCGAGCAGATGAAGATGTTCCTCACCCGCCTCGGCTTCGAATCGAAGATCGTGATCACCGGCGATGTGACCCAGGTCGACCTGCCCGGCGGGACCAAGAGCGGTCTGCGGCAGGTCCAGGACATCCTGGAAGGCGTCCCCGACGTCCACTTCTCCCGGCTCACATCGCAGGATGTCGTCCGGCACAAGCTGGTCGGCCGTATCGTCGACGCGTACGAGAAGTACGACAACGACAACGACCGCGAGGCGGGCCGCGAAGGCGGCAGAGCACGCGGACGCAACGGGAAGTAG
- a CDS encoding glycoside hydrolase family 64 protein yields the protein MPTHGRAARRPALPQLLLAAAVGLALLAVYALTASSTAHADPTPQRPQAAPADNPPDSFWGDTSDIPEAKNVVMLKILNRTNGQYPDDKVFWSYGDESHSIAEQPYFDMPVNSAGRMYFHLGSPDSKYSDFIEFTVGDDVFNGNTTRVDGFAVKLAMRLHNHDGSDQQVGEDYATFQQTREETFQQFKDEVPEEFKGLADVEAPYRIPAPGSSPDFRAGGKYADYLSSYAKSVGVDAPTSDITGCAGVLAEKAGLCSALNRHVADRPESDWSTPDLYYKSAPANYYAKYWHDHSINNLAYGFPYDDFAGQSSFISHGDPQWLEVAVGW from the coding sequence ATGCCCACTCACGGACGGGCGGCGCGCCGCCCCGCCCTCCCCCAGTTGCTGCTCGCCGCCGCCGTCGGCCTCGCGCTCCTCGCGGTGTACGCGCTGACCGCCTCCTCCACGGCGCACGCGGACCCCACGCCGCAGCGCCCCCAGGCAGCCCCCGCCGACAACCCGCCCGACTCCTTCTGGGGCGACACCTCGGACATCCCCGAGGCCAAGAACGTCGTCATGCTGAAGATCCTCAACAGGACCAACGGCCAGTACCCGGACGACAAGGTCTTCTGGAGCTACGGCGACGAGTCGCACTCCATCGCGGAGCAGCCGTACTTCGACATGCCGGTGAACTCGGCCGGCCGCATGTACTTCCACCTCGGCTCGCCCGACAGCAAGTACAGCGACTTCATCGAGTTCACCGTCGGCGACGACGTGTTCAACGGCAACACGACAAGGGTCGACGGTTTCGCCGTCAAGCTCGCGATGCGGCTGCACAACCACGACGGCAGCGACCAGCAGGTCGGCGAGGACTACGCGACCTTCCAGCAGACCCGCGAGGAGACGTTCCAGCAGTTCAAGGACGAGGTGCCCGAGGAGTTCAAGGGACTCGCCGACGTCGAGGCGCCCTACCGGATCCCGGCGCCCGGCAGCTCGCCCGACTTCCGGGCCGGCGGCAAGTACGCCGACTATCTGTCCAGCTACGCCAAGTCGGTCGGCGTGGACGCCCCCACCTCCGACATCACGGGCTGCGCGGGCGTACTGGCAGAGAAGGCCGGCCTGTGCTCGGCGCTCAACCGGCACGTGGCCGACCGCCCCGAGTCCGACTGGTCCACCCCTGACCTCTACTACAAGTCGGCCCCCGCCAACTACTACGCGAAGTACTGGCACGACCACTCGATCAACAACCTGGCCTACGGCTTCCCCTACGACGACTTCGCGGGCCAGTCGTCGTTCATCTCCCACGGTGACCCCCAGTGGCTGGAGGTCGCCGTCGGCTGGTGA
- a CDS encoding carbohydrate kinase family protein — protein sequence MAHAPRSGREERPGHVDPLAGVRPADAPPCDVYLTGTVFLDIIFTGLDSAPVRGTESWARGMGSSPGGVANMATALARLGLRTSLAAAFGDDHYGEYCWDALKDGEGIDLRPSRRVPGWHSPVTVSMAYEGERTMVSHGHEAPADRPVGDRGPTPACVPPSLAAVASLTPGTRAPWIAEAVAHGGRIFADVGWDETGRWDLDGLADLEHCEAFLPNAEEAMRYTGTTCPRAAAHALTEKVPLAVVTLGSEGAYAVDRRTGESAEVPAIAVEAMDPTGAGDVFVAGFVTGTLAGWPLADRLAFAGLTAALSVQEFGGSLSAPGWAEIAAWWRHVQAYDDQDPQALRRYAFLERLLPEATASWPRRRAVPTIGFGGTS from the coding sequence ATCGCCCACGCACCGCGCTCCGGACGTGAGGAGCGCCCCGGCCATGTCGACCCGCTGGCAGGAGTGCGCCCGGCGGACGCCCCACCGTGTGACGTGTATCTGACCGGGACCGTCTTCCTCGACATCATCTTCACCGGCCTCGACTCCGCCCCGGTACGGGGCACGGAGTCCTGGGCACGCGGCATGGGGTCGAGCCCCGGAGGGGTCGCCAACATGGCGACGGCGCTCGCCAGGCTCGGCCTGCGCACCTCCCTCGCCGCGGCCTTCGGCGACGACCACTACGGCGAGTACTGCTGGGACGCGCTGAAGGACGGCGAGGGCATCGACCTGCGGCCCTCGCGGCGGGTGCCCGGCTGGCACTCGCCGGTCACCGTCTCGATGGCGTACGAGGGCGAACGCACCATGGTCAGCCACGGCCACGAGGCCCCCGCGGACCGGCCCGTCGGCGACCGAGGTCCCACCCCCGCCTGTGTGCCGCCCTCGCTGGCCGCGGTCGCCTCGCTCACCCCGGGCACGCGGGCCCCCTGGATCGCGGAGGCCGTGGCCCACGGCGGGCGGATCTTCGCCGACGTCGGCTGGGACGAGACCGGACGCTGGGACCTCGACGGTCTCGCCGACCTGGAGCACTGCGAGGCCTTCCTGCCCAACGCGGAGGAGGCGATGCGCTACACCGGCACGACCTGCCCGCGCGCCGCGGCCCACGCCCTCACGGAGAAAGTCCCGCTCGCGGTGGTCACCCTCGGCTCCGAGGGCGCCTACGCGGTGGACCGCAGGACGGGGGAGAGCGCCGAGGTGCCCGCCATCGCGGTCGAGGCGATGGACCCGACCGGCGCGGGGGACGTCTTCGTGGCCGGGTTCGTGACCGGCACGCTGGCGGGCTGGCCGCTCGCCGACCGGCTGGCCTTCGCGGGGCTGACTGCGGCCCTCTCGGTGCAGGAGTTCGGCGGCTCCCTCTCGGCGCCGGGCTGGGCGGAGATCGCCGCGTGGTGGCGCCACGTCCAGGCCTACGACGACCAGGACCCGCAGGCCCTGCGCCGCTACGCCTTCCTTGAGCGGCTGCTGCCGGAGGCGACGGCGTCCTGGCCCCGGCGCAGGGCGGTCCCGACCATCGGCTTCGGCGGGACGTCGTAG